One region of Oceanipulchritudo coccoides genomic DNA includes:
- a CDS encoding RHS repeat-associated core domain-containing protein — translation MKQFLRILTLGICAGTTLQAVDLAGTLPGEVVVDNQGAATYAIPIEVIPGTGGMQPDLKFLYSTQSGNGTMGVGWSIAGLSQITRTGKNLFFDGVQSGVQVSWGDVDRFTLDGQRLIDVDSDNVYWDPDGQDVTGDPHEYRTAVDNFARVKAIGGLGSGPSYLEVQTKDGLKMYYGYDPDYLTNSNNSRVIFSNPAGDPTAYTWLLSRVEDTLGNYMIFHYGTYYGTNVPVIRYIDYTGNVNTGLLPDNRVEFTYVKDVRPDRTPVYVLGNKIQLDGHLDKVLVQENLRSGTATTKWRYIPQYKTITAGESPLWKMESVAYSYWGSSGLEELPATEVEWFGDNASVTKSDINLTGASYAPPWTDPSDRKRLTTMVDLDADGVAELLNVYVDGNYLHSDIYSLSDGELTLLDAFAEYFTHTLYEAEFVLGDFNGDSRFELYARLTDMYVSGHSPTYDNFFRLIQLDVEGQSVIHSLPWKLKSGSLDHKSFYAGDWDGDGKDEIYGFYGDESDKKLDILIYTDPYSVIDSDGDGFMDFVQILDAGNGEYPPGYDQDGFDIRDLNHDGRDDVVLSEIYGRREVLLIRNEAVSGDPDRYVDYARFLHQNGNPVLDDTEDGTAYHVDWNQDGWVDFIDLEKSNNETWLEVYLNTGKRISDLQASWHEDGYAFENDKYIDVKIHDSFSKYGKAIFFDYDGDGFQDVGYLPKDTVSGSDTTKIKIYRNLGNSVSYVGEYILYSTPSDGDGYYEYNQFSGFDSNNDGCNGIISFRRLNGDLELAISDFIGPLQNRVKTITNGLGERTEINYAPLTDSTVYDSGHELGYPFQTVVGPAFVTSSVLKDTGLRDTNGDPVLHESWFMYAEGRSHMRGLGFLGFEQFMSYDKQRKISKIEIVEQAFPMTGLVKYTATHYWGNGPTVRDENNPPPLSERSASSSYNRFILTEVESTVICDAVTGGTMFPMITDSTEKSWEWDDQRLPDAFNSAQTVKRYEATVSEVKQVTTQTWFDSQSVHTNPVTVLPGAIAVDSSDLQDWVTQAVGLGDEDYDTEQAQFPSEIQYGNATKTFIDYHSDGMSTATVSEYHNWTASGQWLLGRVNKTTATHKKSGYPDSTKVAKVGYNTTTGLIEWEMNAFGADVNAATLQTAGADPSTNGTQYERDAFGNILKEWKWGRFELLNGDPDTWGAYSSRQVVEREMDDSNFRFVVKEYGPMSLQNGKAFYTEYADFTPRGKPKTVTDVNGGVSTITYDGLGRELTVDAPFTAADSAIETIDLTATPIIINELMIGSVTYPKQTAVMAIVEKVASGTGAQVAAVSYVDVLGRTVLERKGLYGSSTTPAEAAANTTSADRYAFKASFYNADGLQIATTDWSEDINLSGNVVTGLDSTYIIWANNSYDELGRPSIIEAGNGNRTTYSYEGLKTVVTVNENTGSSDSQYNQVSNIVKDAKGREVKTTRVDGAKLYDVINHYDAFGELVKIDRSYPNATTVSTLFEFDPLGFKEKMDDPSTGEWVYRHNFLGELLYQKDAKGNETWLEYDNSGNMIKRNRNGDITEFNYNWVERSGGFKQIGVLDNEKQLHEPYVERYYSYEGNGLMDLEWAAIDGKWFYKTYGYDNYRRLTHEGSFWKADGDADYSLAGNWHPYIVQTDYDASGYVTAVWGEDTAPGYSVLGATLWWSVHTDANPEVYAYDDRDRVDAFDLGTDLITTKLTYDNSDATIHKIDTQRNGQMGADDLILQQSEFEFDQMGRLTYRQEKEQTLQGALPIWGDERREEFVYDSLNRVTHHEIFINSVSSSLQSVATYDDFSNVLTHAFQPEGGTLSYSHGQDPTRLTGSGGFGVAHDENGNIKSQYRSSLGGWVHYKWNSFNKLATIRGEGTGDQIDFKYGTQDSRVAQFRQKAGSYLEKKLYLMGFEQSYENTGTSSVDWTLDYTRIFISTPTGVAGVYEWPGENSGAPTPLDGHRRYFHYDHQGSVVLVTDEIGDVVSRFSYDVFGGSRDALTWDRDLSDSVVDHEIAGDSGYTGHEMLADFDLIHMGGRVYDPQLARFLTPDPVVQAPTNIQNYHRYSYTLNNPLSYTDPSGYWFALIPALLKAAGVLTLTEAIVATIVVTFAGTLAMGGSASDAFKAALISGASMVVAHFIGGHFDNLYNGAELYSDPLIEMGRALAHGITSGGFSELGGGDFESGFLAGFAGSLGGSVMKLNSGNGEIFESMEARVIGAAIVGGTASELGGGKFINGAVTGAIIQVFNHEEADGAQGRDVETDGIRIRLSTSTEKVELERYLDGKWITLDDSDAAVRALNALSGVGDAGDIGSNLPNSGASMRALSKALSRAGGVIGPYTMAKDLVVYRNIEVRIYAVTTKETWLTLSLTDGISINPVYSTRTVRETVPVREFASRQSLWRQFGNTPSTLPANYFD, via the coding sequence ATGAAACAATTCCTCCGAATTCTAACATTGGGCATTTGTGCTGGAACGACCCTTCAAGCTGTTGACCTAGCGGGGACGCTTCCGGGCGAGGTTGTGGTTGATAACCAAGGGGCCGCCACATATGCAATCCCAATTGAGGTCATCCCTGGAACAGGAGGGATGCAGCCAGATCTGAAATTCCTTTATTCGACCCAGTCTGGAAATGGCACAATGGGGGTAGGCTGGTCCATTGCAGGCCTTTCTCAAATCACACGAACGGGTAAAAACCTATTCTTTGATGGGGTGCAGAGTGGAGTCCAAGTTTCATGGGGAGATGTAGATCGTTTTACTTTGGATGGCCAACGGCTCATTGATGTTGATAGTGATAATGTATACTGGGATCCAGACGGGCAGGACGTAACAGGAGATCCACATGAGTACCGAACGGCGGTTGATAATTTTGCCCGAGTTAAGGCTATTGGGGGACTGGGATCAGGACCCTCTTACCTTGAGGTACAGACCAAGGATGGTCTTAAAATGTACTACGGGTATGATCCGGATTATCTAACTAATTCAAATAATAGCCGCGTTATCTTTTCCAATCCAGCTGGCGATCCAACTGCCTATACCTGGCTCCTCTCCCGAGTCGAAGATACGCTGGGAAATTATATGATATTCCACTATGGGACCTACTACGGAACAAATGTTCCAGTGATTCGATATATTGATTACACAGGGAATGTGAATACTGGGTTGCTTCCGGACAATCGCGTGGAATTCACTTATGTTAAAGATGTTCGCCCGGACAGGACTCCTGTATATGTTCTGGGAAACAAGATACAGCTAGATGGGCACCTTGATAAAGTCCTTGTTCAGGAAAATCTCCGTTCTGGGACCGCAACAACAAAATGGCGTTACATTCCACAGTATAAAACGATCACGGCTGGAGAAAGTCCACTTTGGAAGATGGAGTCGGTTGCTTACTCTTACTGGGGCTCCAGTGGATTAGAGGAATTGCCAGCGACAGAAGTGGAGTGGTTTGGTGATAATGCTTCCGTAACGAAATCTGATATCAATCTCACTGGAGCTTCATATGCTCCTCCATGGACTGATCCGTCGGATCGAAAGCGTCTAACGACAATGGTTGATCTCGATGCCGATGGAGTTGCTGAGTTATTGAATGTCTACGTGGATGGAAATTATCTTCACTCTGATATTTACTCCCTTAGCGATGGTGAATTGACGCTGCTAGATGCCTTCGCTGAGTACTTTACACATACTCTCTATGAAGCAGAATTTGTGCTTGGGGATTTCAATGGAGATTCAAGATTTGAACTGTATGCCAGATTAACAGATATGTATGTAAGTGGACACAGTCCAACTTATGATAATTTCTTTAGACTGATTCAATTAGATGTAGAAGGGCAGTCTGTAATTCATAGTTTGCCTTGGAAGCTTAAGAGTGGAAGTCTTGATCATAAGAGCTTTTATGCCGGTGACTGGGATGGTGACGGAAAAGATGAGATATATGGGTTTTATGGGGATGAGTCTGACAAAAAATTGGATATTCTAATATATACAGATCCCTATTCAGTAATTGATTCCGATGGGGATGGTTTCATGGATTTTGTCCAAATTCTTGATGCAGGTAATGGCGAATATCCCCCAGGTTATGACCAGGATGGCTTTGATATTCGCGATTTAAATCACGACGGAAGAGATGATGTTGTCTTGTCTGAAATTTATGGGCGAAGGGAAGTCCTTTTAATTCGAAATGAAGCGGTTTCCGGGGATCCGGACCGGTATGTAGACTACGCCAGATTTCTGCACCAAAATGGTAATCCAGTCCTCGACGACACTGAAGATGGAACGGCGTACCATGTGGATTGGAATCAGGACGGATGGGTAGACTTCATCGATTTGGAAAAATCGAACAATGAGACGTGGCTAGAAGTATACCTGAATACAGGCAAACGGATTTCAGATTTGCAAGCATCATGGCACGAAGACGGTTACGCCTTCGAAAACGATAAATATATCGATGTGAAAATTCATGATTCATTTTCCAAATATGGGAAAGCGATCTTTTTTGACTATGACGGAGATGGCTTCCAAGATGTAGGATATCTGCCGAAGGACACAGTATCTGGAAGTGACACAACTAAAATCAAAATTTATCGCAACTTAGGCAACTCAGTATCCTACGTCGGTGAATACATCTTGTATAGCACACCAAGTGATGGGGATGGCTATTACGAGTACAATCAGTTCAGTGGTTTTGATTCAAACAACGATGGGTGTAATGGAATCATTTCTTTTAGAAGGCTTAATGGAGACTTAGAGCTGGCTATTTCAGATTTTATTGGGCCTTTGCAAAATCGAGTTAAAACGATAACAAATGGCCTTGGTGAGAGAACGGAAATCAATTATGCGCCATTGACTGATTCAACGGTCTATGACTCTGGACATGAGTTAGGATATCCGTTCCAGACTGTTGTCGGTCCTGCTTTCGTGACTTCGTCTGTTCTTAAAGACACCGGCCTTCGAGATACCAATGGAGACCCAGTCTTGCATGAGTCTTGGTTTATGTACGCTGAGGGTAGAAGCCACATGCGTGGCCTCGGATTTTTAGGCTTTGAGCAGTTTATGAGTTATGATAAACAGCGGAAAATCAGCAAGATAGAAATTGTTGAGCAGGCTTTTCCCATGACGGGGCTTGTGAAGTACACAGCAACTCATTATTGGGGGAATGGACCAACGGTTCGTGATGAAAATAATCCTCCTCCTCTGTCTGAGCGGTCCGCGAGCTCATCCTACAATCGGTTCATTTTGACCGAGGTGGAAAGCACGGTGATCTGTGATGCTGTTACAGGAGGGACAATGTTCCCGATGATCACTGATTCAACTGAAAAGAGTTGGGAGTGGGATGATCAACGCCTTCCAGATGCATTTAATTCAGCTCAGACTGTTAAACGGTATGAAGCCACGGTTTCGGAAGTGAAGCAGGTAACGACTCAGACATGGTTTGACTCCCAGAGTGTGCATACAAATCCAGTCACAGTACTGCCTGGAGCAATTGCTGTGGATTCAAGCGATCTCCAGGATTGGGTAACCCAAGCAGTCGGACTGGGTGACGAGGATTATGATACTGAACAAGCCCAATTCCCATCAGAGATTCAGTATGGCAATGCGACCAAAACCTTTATTGACTATCATTCTGATGGAATGAGCACGGCAACCGTGAGCGAATACCATAATTGGACCGCAAGCGGGCAATGGCTCTTGGGACGCGTCAACAAAACAACCGCCACACATAAGAAATCGGGCTATCCTGACTCGACCAAAGTTGCAAAAGTCGGGTACAACACGACAACAGGATTGATTGAATGGGAGATGAATGCCTTCGGGGCGGATGTGAATGCGGCTACGCTGCAGACAGCGGGTGCGGACCCTTCAACAAATGGAACACAGTATGAGCGGGATGCCTTTGGGAATATTTTAAAGGAATGGAAATGGGGCCGATTTGAATTACTCAATGGTGATCCTGACACATGGGGAGCCTATTCTTCTCGTCAGGTTGTTGAACGTGAGATGGACGATTCTAATTTCCGTTTCGTGGTCAAGGAGTACGGCCCCATGTCACTGCAGAACGGAAAAGCTTTCTACACAGAGTATGCTGACTTCACACCACGTGGAAAGCCTAAGACGGTAACAGACGTCAATGGAGGGGTATCAACTATAACCTACGATGGTCTTGGGCGTGAGTTAACCGTGGACGCGCCTTTTACGGCTGCTGATTCCGCTATTGAGACAATTGATTTAACAGCAACTCCTATCATAATTAACGAATTGATGATTGGATCTGTAACCTATCCGAAGCAAACAGCGGTTATGGCGATTGTTGAGAAAGTCGCTAGCGGAACAGGAGCACAAGTAGCGGCTGTATCCTATGTGGATGTTCTGGGTCGGACAGTTTTGGAGCGAAAGGGGTTATATGGATCTTCAACCACCCCAGCTGAGGCTGCCGCCAATACAACTTCTGCTGACAGGTATGCCTTTAAAGCAAGTTTCTATAACGCTGATGGTTTGCAAATAGCGACGACTGATTGGAGCGAGGACATAAACCTCTCTGGCAACGTGGTAACGGGATTGGATTCAACATACATCATTTGGGCAAATAACTCCTATGATGAATTGGGTCGTCCGTCCATTATTGAAGCCGGAAACGGAAACCGGACAACCTATTCATACGAAGGGCTGAAAACTGTGGTGACAGTCAACGAGAATACGGGGAGTTCCGATAGCCAATACAATCAGGTAAGCAACATTGTCAAAGACGCCAAGGGGCGCGAGGTGAAAACGACGCGTGTAGACGGGGCAAAGCTTTACGATGTCATCAATCACTATGATGCGTTTGGAGAACTGGTGAAGATTGATCGGTCTTATCCAAATGCCACCACTGTTTCTACACTCTTTGAATTCGACCCTCTGGGTTTTAAAGAGAAAATGGATGATCCATCAACCGGAGAGTGGGTCTATCGTCACAATTTCCTCGGAGAATTGCTCTATCAAAAGGATGCCAAAGGGAATGAAACATGGCTTGAGTACGATAATTCAGGAAACATGATTAAGCGGAATCGCAATGGCGATATCACTGAATTCAATTACAATTGGGTAGAACGCTCTGGAGGCTTCAAACAAATTGGGGTTTTGGATAATGAAAAGCAGCTGCACGAGCCCTATGTGGAGCGATATTATTCGTATGAAGGAAATGGTCTCATGGATCTTGAGTGGGCAGCAATCGACGGGAAATGGTTCTACAAAACCTACGGATATGATAATTATCGCCGTTTAACACATGAGGGGAGTTTTTGGAAGGCAGATGGGGATGCTGACTATAGCCTCGCAGGCAATTGGCACCCCTACATTGTGCAAACAGACTATGATGCCAGTGGGTATGTAACCGCCGTTTGGGGTGAAGATACTGCGCCAGGTTATAGCGTGCTGGGGGCCACACTCTGGTGGAGTGTTCATACAGACGCGAATCCGGAAGTCTATGCCTATGACGATCGAGATCGAGTTGATGCGTTCGATCTTGGAACGGACCTGATTACCACGAAATTAACTTATGACAATTCCGATGCAACCATTCACAAGATTGATACCCAACGCAACGGGCAGATGGGTGCCGATGACCTGATTCTCCAGCAAAGTGAATTTGAATTTGATCAAATGGGTCGGCTCACGTATCGTCAGGAAAAGGAGCAGACCCTTCAGGGTGCTTTACCCATTTGGGGCGATGAGCGACGGGAGGAATTTGTTTACGATTCGCTAAACCGCGTTACTCACCACGAAATATTCATCAATAGCGTGAGTAGCAGCCTGCAGAGTGTGGCAACCTATGATGATTTTAGCAATGTGCTAACCCACGCATTCCAGCCAGAAGGTGGTACCCTCAGCTATAGTCATGGGCAAGACCCCACACGACTGACAGGATCAGGGGGATTTGGGGTGGCTCATGATGAGAATGGAAATATTAAATCACAGTACCGGAGCTCCTTGGGGGGTTGGGTCCACTATAAGTGGAATTCCTTTAATAAACTGGCGACTATCCGAGGTGAGGGAACTGGTGACCAGATTGACTTTAAATACGGGACGCAGGATAGTCGGGTAGCACAATTTCGTCAAAAAGCTGGTAGCTATTTGGAGAAGAAACTCTATCTGATGGGTTTTGAGCAATCATATGAAAATACCGGCACATCCTCGGTCGACTGGACCCTCGATTATACCCGTATCTTTATCAGTACTCCAACCGGTGTAGCAGGCGTCTACGAATGGCCAGGCGAGAATTCCGGTGCACCAACCCCGCTTGATGGTCATAGGCGATACTTCCATTATGATCATCAGGGTAGTGTGGTACTGGTAACTGATGAAATCGGAGATGTAGTCAGTCGCTTCAGTTACGATGTCTTTGGAGGATCCCGAGATGCCCTTACATGGGATCGCGACCTTAGCGACAGCGTCGTGGACCATGAGATTGCCGGTGATTCTGGCTACACAGGTCATGAAATGCTCGCAGACTTTGATCTCATTCATATGGGTGGGCGCGTATATGATCCACAGTTAGCACGCTTCCTCACGCCCGATCCAGTTGTTCAGGCTCCCACAAATATTCAGAATTACCACCGCTATAGCTATACCCTTAACAATCCACTTAGCTACACAGATCCTAGTGGGTATTGGTTCGCCTTAATTCCCGCACTGTTGAAGGCAGCCGGTGTACTTACATTGACTGAAGCCATAGTGGCTACAATTGTGGTTACATTTGCGGGAACCCTAGCAATGGGAGGATCTGCTAGTGATGCATTTAAAGCAGCTCTCATCTCAGGTGCTTCAATGGTTGTTGCCCATTTCATAGGGGGCCATTTTGATAATCTATATAATGGGGCTGAGTTATACTCTGATCCTCTGATTGAAATGGGACGAGCATTGGCACATGGAATAACCAGTGGAGGATTTTCCGAGTTGGGAGGTGGGGATTTTGAGTCTGGCTTTCTTGCTGGATTTGCTGGATCATTGGGAGGTTCAGTGATGAAGTTAAATTCGGGTAACGGTGAGATTTTCGAGTCGATGGAAGCGCGTGTTATTGGTGCAGCTATAGTTGGCGGCACTGCCTCAGAATTGGGAGGTGGCAAGTTCATAAATGGGGCCGTCACAGGTGCCATTATTCAAGTATTTAATCATGAGGAAGCTGATGGGGCCCAAGGGAGAGACGTTGAGACGGACGGCATAAGAATTAGGTTATCAACAAGTACAGAAAAGGTTGAGTTGGAAAGATATCTGGATGGCAAATGGATAACACTTGATGATAGTGATGCTGCTGTTCGAGCGCTGAATGCGTTAAGTGGTGTAGGGGATGCTGGGGATATTGGCAGTAATTTACCGAATTCGGGCGCATCAATGAGGGCTTTGTCCAAAGCTTTGTCACGTGCGGGTGGCGTTATTGGGCCCTATACCATGGCGAAGGATTTGGTGGTATACAGAAATATTGAGGTTAGGATTTATGCGGTAACAACAAAAGAAACATGGCTAACATTATCCTTAACGGATGGTATCAGTATCAATCCCGTCTATAGCACTCGAACAGTAAGGGAAACAGTTCCTGTTCGAGAATTTGCATCAAGACAATCACTTTGGAGGCAATTTGGTAATACGCCATCAACCCTTCCAGCTAACTACTTTGATTGA
- a CDS encoding toprim domain-containing protein: MARISEVELKRLDEEVDLVALIRSKGIGLEVCAEKAYVGYSPFTKDKLPAFTVNAQTNQWHCRGSGRNGGAIDFLMKHDGVSRRHAVLLLKEQNPQLFGLRAGSGKGGPLSKATVPKLESPLDAEADDQTLLEQVLTYYQERLHQNPSAMDYLNSRGIGCEAAIAEVGIGFADRTLGLRIPHKNRREGARIRQRLQALGIFRESGHEHFNGCLVFPICREDGRVVQIYGRKVGPQKNKVYHLYLPGPPRGIWNPECLLSPEVILTESVIDALTFRVNGMGNVTCIHGTDGFTDELLNAFREKRTQRVYIAYDRDQEGERAAERDSERLQSIGIECFRVIFPPGQDANEFALKHEPASHSLPLLLNSARWMGRGVTAPQSAKEAGIPCINNEEEKPSEIQGESCLGANMLQESGKDLLLHVGDRQYRVRGLARNTSFEILKVNLRIWYNERYFLDILDLYRAKERERFIKAAAAETQLSPDLLKRDIGRVLLALEGYQERKIQEAMSPSKGPRVAISDPDKKAALELLKSPDLLGRILEDFQQCGIVGETTNKLTGYLAAVSRKLDRPLAVIVQSNSAAGKTALMEAVLAMMPEEERVHYSTMTGQSLYYLGEKDLRHKILAIAEEEGAQKAGYALKLLQSEGKLTIASTGKDDKGRMKTEEYSVEGPIMIFLTTTAIDLDEELLNRCLVLTVDESREQTQAIHRLQRDAETLEGLGRRLEREDILKVHRNAQRLLRPLHVVNPYAPRLTFLSDRTRTRRDHLKYLTLIRSIALLHQYQRQIHQRDRARYIEVELSDIEAANHIAHEILGRSLDDLPPQTRRLLTLLTAKVEEHCKEKNLGRDQCLFTRRQVRQWSGWSEYQVRTHLNKLESLEYLLPHHGGRGQSFVYELLFNGDAESARPQLCGLIEIEGLIDTTLTSSTENPPSGMERTASSHQRAPNGHVSGALSDPMEASIQADSRLKSSTGVENAQAGVHAQLAS; the protein is encoded by the coding sequence ATGGCACGCATTAGCGAAGTAGAGCTGAAACGGCTTGACGAGGAGGTGGATCTGGTGGCTCTGATCCGTTCGAAAGGCATCGGATTGGAGGTGTGTGCAGAGAAGGCGTATGTGGGATATTCACCCTTCACCAAAGATAAGCTACCGGCATTCACTGTTAATGCTCAGACCAATCAGTGGCACTGTCGGGGAAGTGGCCGAAATGGCGGTGCCATTGATTTCTTGATGAAGCACGACGGGGTGAGCCGGCGCCATGCAGTCCTCCTGCTTAAAGAGCAGAATCCGCAGCTTTTCGGCCTCCGGGCGGGCTCAGGTAAGGGAGGTCCACTCAGCAAGGCAACGGTGCCGAAGCTGGAGTCTCCCCTGGACGCGGAGGCCGACGACCAGACCCTGTTGGAACAGGTGCTCACCTATTACCAGGAACGGCTTCATCAAAACCCTTCGGCAATGGATTATCTAAACTCGCGCGGAATTGGATGCGAGGCGGCAATCGCTGAAGTTGGAATCGGCTTTGCCGACCGCACGCTCGGCCTGCGGATTCCGCACAAAAATCGAAGGGAGGGAGCCCGTATCCGTCAGCGCCTCCAGGCTCTGGGTATCTTCAGGGAATCAGGACACGAGCACTTCAACGGTTGCCTTGTGTTCCCCATATGCCGAGAAGACGGCCGGGTCGTACAGATTTACGGGCGCAAGGTGGGGCCGCAAAAGAACAAGGTGTACCACCTCTACCTGCCCGGACCGCCTCGTGGAATCTGGAACCCCGAATGCCTTCTCTCCCCGGAAGTCATTCTGACCGAGAGCGTCATCGATGCGCTGACGTTCCGGGTCAACGGAATGGGAAATGTCACCTGCATTCATGGGACCGACGGTTTCACGGATGAGCTCCTGAATGCCTTCAGGGAAAAGCGGACCCAACGCGTATACATTGCCTATGACCGGGATCAGGAAGGCGAACGCGCCGCCGAACGCGATTCAGAGCGATTGCAATCAATCGGCATCGAGTGCTTCCGGGTCATTTTCCCGCCCGGACAGGACGCCAATGAATTTGCCTTAAAACACGAACCGGCCTCACATTCGCTCCCCCTGCTCCTCAATTCAGCCCGCTGGATGGGGCGGGGAGTAACCGCGCCGCAGTCAGCTAAGGAAGCGGGTATTCCCTGCATAAATAATGAAGAGGAGAAGCCTTCGGAAATTCAGGGGGAAAGCTGTCTTGGTGCGAACATGCTCCAAGAGTCCGGGAAGGACCTCCTATTGCATGTGGGGGATCGTCAGTACCGGGTGCGCGGGCTGGCCCGCAACACCAGTTTTGAGATTCTCAAGGTCAATCTCCGAATCTGGTACAACGAACGCTACTTTCTGGATATCCTCGACCTGTACCGTGCCAAGGAAAGAGAACGCTTCATCAAGGCTGCGGCCGCCGAGACCCAGCTATCGCCCGACCTGCTTAAGCGGGACATTGGTCGCGTTCTTCTTGCCTTGGAAGGCTATCAGGAAAGAAAAATCCAGGAGGCCATGAGTCCCTCGAAGGGCCCGAGAGTGGCTATAAGTGACCCAGACAAAAAGGCGGCCCTTGAACTGCTCAAATCGCCTGACCTGCTGGGGCGCATTCTCGAGGATTTTCAGCAGTGCGGAATCGTGGGTGAGACCACCAATAAGCTGACCGGTTACCTCGCTGCTGTATCGCGCAAACTGGACCGACCCCTCGCCGTTATCGTTCAGTCCAACAGCGCGGCAGGCAAAACCGCCTTGATGGAGGCTGTCCTTGCCATGATGCCCGAAGAGGAGCGGGTGCACTATTCAACTATGACTGGGCAGAGCCTCTACTATCTGGGTGAGAAAGACCTCCGGCACAAGATTCTCGCGATTGCTGAGGAGGAGGGGGCGCAAAAGGCCGGCTATGCGCTCAAGCTCCTGCAGTCCGAGGGTAAACTCACTATTGCCTCCACCGGCAAGGATGACAAGGGCCGCATGAAGACCGAGGAATACAGCGTCGAGGGACCGATCATGATATTTCTTACCACAACCGCCATCGACCTTGATGAGGAGTTGCTCAACCGCTGCCTTGTGCTCACCGTCGATGAGAGCCGTGAACAGACCCAGGCCATTCACCGCCTCCAGCGCGATGCCGAAACCCTGGAAGGGCTCGGACGCAGGCTCGAACGCGAGGATATCCTCAAAGTTCACCGCAATGCCCAGCGCCTGTTGCGCCCGCTCCACGTGGTCAATCCCTACGCCCCACGTCTGACCTTTCTCTCGGACCGCACTCGCACCCGCCGCGACCACTTGAAGTACCTGACCCTCATTCGCAGTATCGCGCTTCTGCACCAATATCAACGACAAATCCATCAGCGCGACCGAGCCCGCTACATCGAGGTGGAACTTTCTGACATTGAGGCAGCCAACCACATCGCCCACGAGATATTGGGACGCTCCCTGGACGATTTGCCACCGCAGACTCGCAGGCTGTTGACGCTCCTGACCGCAAAGGTCGAGGAGCATTGCAAGGAAAAGAACCTTGGCCGTGACCAGTGCCTCTTTACCCGCCGCCAGGTACGCCAGTGGAGTGGCTGGAGCGAGTACCAGGTCCGCACCCATCTCAACAAACTCGAATCCCTTGAGTACCTTCTGCCCCACCACGGCGGCCGCGGACAATCATTCGTTTACGAGTTGCTCTTTAACGGGGATGCAGAAAGTGCCCGCCCACAGCTCTGCGGGCTCATAGAAATCGAAGGACTCATAGATACGACGCTGACTTCGAGCACCGAAAATCCCCCTTCGGGCATGGAACGAACTGCTTCGAGCCATCAACGAGCCCCCAATGGGCACGTTTCGGGTGCGCTTAGTGATCCGATGGAAGCCTCTATCCAGGCGGACTCTCGCTTGAAATCATCGACCGGGGTCGAAAACGCGCAAGCGGGGGTACACGCCCAGCTCGCGTCGTAA
- a CDS encoding helix-turn-helix domain-containing protein — translation MKTGRPSLRPRPPFGSRLHCFREGARLTQAQVAEKLGISTRAYAFWEREPVSIRPEQLVLLADIFDVSTDELCGRNTQEITAAPIIPSLRNVFRRASLLSSKQQSMIAEFVGAFVTACGK, via the coding sequence ATGAAGACTGGACGCCCATCACTCCGCCCCAGGCCGCCCTTTGGAAGCCGGCTGCACTGTTTCCGAGAAGGAGCCCGCCTAACACAGGCTCAGGTCGCTGAAAAACTTGGCATCTCAACCCGCGCTTATGCTTTCTGGGAGCGAGAACCGGTTTCCATCAGGCCTGAGCAACTCGTCCTTCTCGCCGATATTTTTGACGTCTCGACCGATGAGCTTTGTGGGCGAAATACTCAGGAAATTACAGCCGCACCCATAATTCCAAGCCTTAGGAACGTCTTTAGGAGAGCATCTCTTCTTTCCTCAAAACAGCAGTCTATGATCGCAGAATTCGTGGGCGCATTTGTTACAGCTTGTGGTAAATAG